The Microcella flavibacter DNA segment CGCCATGGGCGGTTCGCGCAGCGAGGAGTTCCTGCACCCCACGGCGGTCGGCGAGGACACCTTCGTGCGCTCGGCCGGCGGCTACGCGGCGAATGTCGAGGCCTACCGCGCGCCGCGCGCCGAGCCCCTGCCGCTCGAGGGCCTCGCCGAGCCCCTCGTCTTCGACTCGCCCGAGACGCCCACGATCGCCACGCTCGTCGCCCTCGCGAACGACCGTCACGCGCGCGACGATCGGGCCTGGACGGCCGCGGACACCCTCAAGAACGTGGTGCTGCGCCTGCGCCGCCTCGACGGCTCCACCGAGCTCGTCGTCGTCGGCCTGCCGGGCGACCGCGAGGTCGACATGAAGCGCGCCGAGGTCGCCTTCGCGCCCGCCGAGGTCGCCGCCGCGGGCGACGAGGACTTCGCGAAGCACCCGGGGCTCGTCAAGGGCTACATCGGGCCCTGGTCGCCCGAGGGCGCCGTGCTCGGCGAGGAGTCGGTCACGGGCATCCGGTACCTGGTCGACCCCCGCGTGGGCGACGGCACCGCCTGGATGACCGGCGCGAACCTGCCCGAGAAGCACGTGCTCTCGCTCGTGGCCGGCCGCGACTTCGTCGCCGACGGCATCGCCGACATCGCCGAGGTGAGGGCGGGGGATCCGGCGCCCGACGGCAGCGGCGAGGTGGAGCTCGCCCGCGGCATGGAGATCGGGCACGTGTTCCAGCTCGGCCGCAAGTACGCCGAGGCGCTCGACCTCAAGGTGCTCGACGAGAACGGCAAGCTCGTCACGGTCACGATGGGCTCGTACGGCATCGGCGTCACCCGCATCCTCGCCGCGATCGCCGAGGGCAACCACGACGAGCGCGGCCTCATCTGGCCCCGCAGCGTGGCGCCCTTCGACGTGCACGTCGTGGCGACCGGCAAGGACACCGCGGTGTACGGCATCGCCGAAGCCCTCGTCTCCGAACTCGACGGCATCGGCCTCGACACCCTCTACGACGACCGCCCCAAGGTCTCGCCGGGCGTGAAGTTCGGCGACGCCGAGCTCATCGGCGTGCCCCTCGTCGTCATCGTCGGGCGCAACGCGACCGAGGGCGTCGTCGAGTTCTGGGACCGCCGGTCGGGCGAGCGCCGCGACGTCGCCGTGCACGAGGTGCTGGACGCGATCCGCGCCGCCGGCTGAGAGCGCGGGGGCGCCCCTGCGCCGCGCCCTCACGACCCCGTACCACGGGGCGGGGGATGAGCGTTCTCGGGTACCGTAGGGCCTGACCGGTCGCCCTGCGTCAGCGCGGCCGGCGTCGCCAATCGAATACTGGAGGTACCGACGTGGACATCGATCTTGCCGTGCTGAGGATGATGGAGCGCGAGCGGGAGATCCCGTTCGACGAGCTCGTCGCCATCATCGAGCAGGCCATCCTCACCGCCTATCTCAAGCACACCGATCAGGCCGACGAGCGCGGCACGGACGCCGCCCAGCCCCGCGTCGAGCTCGATCGCAAGACCGGCCACGTGACCGTCTACGCCCCGGAGTTCGACGAGGAGGGCGCGCTCATCGGCGAGGCCCCCGACAGCCCCGACGACTTCGGCCGCATCGCCGCCTTCGCCGCGAAGCAGGTCATCAACCAGCGCCTGCGCGACATCGGCGACGACAAGGTGCTCGGCGAGTTCAAGGGCCGCGAGGGCGACATCATCGCCGGCGTCATCCAGCAGGGCCCGAACCCGCGCATGATCCACATCGACCTCGGCACGATCGAGGCGATCCTGCCGCCCGAGGAGCAGGTGCCGGGGGAGGAGTACACCCACGGCCGTCGCATCCGCGTCTACGTCACGAGCGTCTCGAAGGGCATGAAGGGCCCCTCGATCACCGTGAGCCGCACCCACCCCTCCCTCGTGCGCAAGCTCTTCGCGCTCGAGGTGCCCGAGATCGCGAACGGCACGGTCGAGATCACCTCGCTCGCGCGCGAGGCCGGGCACCGCACGAAGATCGCGGTGCGGTCGACGGTGCCGGGCGTCAACGCCAAGGGCGCCTGCATCGGCGAGCTGGGGCAGCGCGTGCGCGCCGTCACCAACGAGCTCGGCAACGAGAAGATCGACATCGTCGACTACAGCGAGGACCTCGCGACCTTCGTCAAGCAGGCCCTGTCGCCCGCGAAGGTGACCGACGCCTTCGTCATCGACCCGGCAACCAAGGCCGTGCGCGCGCTCGTGCCCGACTACCAGCTCTCGCTCGCGATCGGCAAGGAGGGCCAGAACGCCCGCCTCGCCGCGAAGCTGACCGGGGCCCGCATCGATATCCAGCCCGACTCCGTCATGGAGGACTGAGCGGCTCGCACCCGCGACACGCCCATCACGAGCATCCCGACATCGAGGGGGTAGGATGGAACCCGTCAGAACGTGCATCGGCTGCCGTCGGCGTGCGCCGCAGAGCTCTCTCATGAGAGTCGTGGCCCGCGGCGAGACGGCCGTGCCGGACTCCCCGCCCCGGTCACCGGGTCGGGGTGCGTGGGTGCATGCCACCCGCGACTGCATCGAGACCGCGACGTCGCGCCGGGCCTTCGGCCGGGCGCTCCGCGTCACGGGTCCGCTCGACGCGGCTCCGGTTCTGGCAGTGATCGGATCCGTCGGATCCCCGAGAGAACAGGCTGATCGGCCAATGGACAACTAATGAGCGGCTCGAAATGAGACCCGTCCACTACTAGCGGTCCGCCCCTGCCTGGGAGCGGATCCCAGACAGGAGAAAAGAAGTGGCTGGAAAACCACGCGTGCACGAGATCGCGAGCGAACTCGGCATCGAAAGCAAGGTCGCCCTCGAGAAGCTCAAGGAGCTCGGCGAATTCGTCAAGGGCCCCTCGAGCACCATCGAGCCCCCCGTCGCCCGCAAGCTGCGGCAGGCCGTCGAGGCCGCCGGCATCGCGAAGAAGCCGGAGGCCGCGCCGGCCCCGGTCGCGAAGCCCGCCGCCGCGAAGCCGTCGGCGACGCCCGCCGCCCCCAAGCCCGCTGAGGCGCCCGCGGCTCCGGCCGCGCCGGCCGCGCCGGCCGCCCAGGCGGCCAAGCCCGCCGACGGCGGCGAGTCGAAGCCCGCCTCCGCGGCGCCCGGCACGCCCCGCCCCGGCAACAACCCCTTCGCCTCCCAGCAGGGCATGGCCCGCCCGGGCACGGCGCGCCCCGGCAACAACCCCTTCTCCGCCTCGCAGGGCATGCCGCGCCCCGGCGGCGGCGCGATCCCGCGCCCGACGGCGCCGCGACCCGGAGCCCCGCGCCCCGGCGCGCCCCGCCCCGGCAGCCCGCGCCCCGGCGCGCCGCGCGGCAACACGCCCTTCCAGGGCCGCACGGGCGGCCCGGGCCGTCCCGGCGGCGCTCCCGCCGGCGGCTTCCGTCCCGGCGGCGCTCCGGGTGGCGGCTTCAGCGGCCCC contains these protein-coding regions:
- a CDS encoding proline--tRNA ligase gives rise to the protein MTTRLSQLFVRTLRDDPSDAEVASHRLLVRAGYIRRQAPGVFAWLPLGLKVRRRIEQIIREEMAAAGAQEVHFPALLPREPYERTGRWVEYGDALFRLQDRKGADYLLAPTHEEAFTLLVKDLYSSYKDLPLSIYQIQDKYRDEARPRAGLLRGREFSMKDAYSFDYTDAGLDASYQAQRDAYERIFARLGMEYVIVHADAGAMGGSRSEEFLHPTAVGEDTFVRSAGGYAANVEAYRAPRAEPLPLEGLAEPLVFDSPETPTIATLVALANDRHARDDRAWTAADTLKNVVLRLRRLDGSTELVVVGLPGDREVDMKRAEVAFAPAEVAAAGDEDFAKHPGLVKGYIGPWSPEGAVLGEESVTGIRYLVDPRVGDGTAWMTGANLPEKHVLSLVAGRDFVADGIADIAEVRAGDPAPDGSGEVELARGMEIGHVFQLGRKYAEALDLKVLDENGKLVTVTMGSYGIGVTRILAAIAEGNHDERGLIWPRSVAPFDVHVVATGKDTAVYGIAEALVSELDGIGLDTLYDDRPKVSPGVKFGDAELIGVPLVVIVGRNATEGVVEFWDRRSGERRDVAVHEVLDAIRAAG
- the nusA gene encoding transcription termination factor NusA, which encodes MDIDLAVLRMMEREREIPFDELVAIIEQAILTAYLKHTDQADERGTDAAQPRVELDRKTGHVTVYAPEFDEEGALIGEAPDSPDDFGRIAAFAAKQVINQRLRDIGDDKVLGEFKGREGDIIAGVIQQGPNPRMIHIDLGTIEAILPPEEQVPGEEYTHGRRIRVYVTSVSKGMKGPSITVSRTHPSLVRKLFALEVPEIANGTVEITSLAREAGHRTKIAVRSTVPGVNAKGACIGELGQRVRAVTNELGNEKIDIVDYSEDLATFVKQALSPAKVTDAFVIDPATKAVRALVPDYQLSLAIGKEGQNARLAAKLTGARIDIQPDSVMED
- a CDS encoding YlxR family protein, which translates into the protein MEPVRTCIGCRRRAPQSSLMRVVARGETAVPDSPPRSPGRGAWVHATRDCIETATSRRAFGRALRVTGPLDAAPVLAVIGSVGSPREQADRPMDN